From the Cannabis sativa cultivar Pink pepper isolate KNU-18-1 unplaced genomic scaffold, ASM2916894v1 Contig2, whole genome shotgun sequence genome, one window contains:
- the LOC115716768 gene encoding uncharacterized protein LOC115716768, translated as MIRRTAINAGELLFPQTPSFRRQSLTPSNRFSFSSMATTNLIGTHNGTFHCDEALACYFLRLTNKFSAAKILRTRDIQVLDSLEALVDVGGVYDPSRNRFDHHQHGFHQVLGHGFTTKLSSAGLVYKHYGMEIISRKLNLDEGHPNVFRLYLAIYKSFMEAIDAIDNGINQYDIDQPPKYVNNTNLSSRVGRLNLDWLDHDLSSEKEDEAFQCAMNLAGSEFLDILNFHARSWLPARSIVMECLLARGNIDPSKEIMVLTKSCPWKLHIFELEEEMKIDPPIKYVIYQDDRNKTWRIQAVAISHDKFESRRPLPSVWRGLEHDKLSEVAGIPGCVFVHMSGFIGGNLSYEGALAMARVSLAY; from the exons ATGATTAGGAGGACTGCGATTAACGCGGGAGAGCTTCTATTTCCTCAAACGCCGTCGTTTCGGCGGCAATCTCTGACTCCTTCGAATCGTTTTTCATTCTCATCAATGGCGACGACCAACCTAATAGGCACTCACAATGGCACCTTTCATTGCGATGAAGCTCTCGCCTGCTACTTCCTTCGTCTCACCAATAAATTCTCAGCTGCCAAAATCCTTCGCACTCGTGATATCCAG GTTTTGGATTccttggaggcattagttgacGTTGGTGGCGTTTATGACCCGAGCAGAAACCGTTTCGATCACCACCAGCATGGGTTTCATCAAGTGCTTGGTCATGGCTTTACCACCAAGCTCAGTAGCGCCGGTCTTGTCTATAAG CATTATGGGATGGAGATAATATCCAGGAAGCTTAATCTTGATGAGGGACACCCAAATGTGTTTAGGTTATATCTAGCAATTTACAAGAGCTTCATGGAG GCAATAGATGCTATTGACAATGGAATAAACCAATATGACATAGACCAACCTCCTAAATATGTCAATAATACAAACCTATCTTCTAGAGTTGGAAGATTAAATCTGGATTGGTTGGACCATGATCTTTCATCTGAGAAAGAAGATGAAGCTTTCCAATGCGCGATGAACTTAGCTGGCAGCGAGTTTCTAGAT attttaaattttcacGCAAGATCGTGGTTACCAGCTCGATCAATTGTTATGGAATGTCTTCTTGCAAGAGGAAATATTGATCCAAGTAAAGAAATCATGGTACTGACTAAATCTTGCCCG TGGAAGCTTCATATATTTGAGCTTGAGGAGGAGATGAAGATTGATCCTCCCATCAAATATGTTATTTACCAG GATGACAGGAACAAAACATGGAGAATTCAGGCAGTGGCAATATCACATGATAAATTTGAGAGTCGGAGACCTCTTCCATCGGTTTGGAGGGGTTTGGAACATGACAAACTCTCTGAGGTTGCAGGAATCCCGGGCTGTGTCTTTGTTCACATGAGTGGATTTATCGGTGGAAATCTAAGTTACGAAGGTGCTCTAGCGATGGCTAGAGTTTCATTGGCATACTAA
- the LOC133033081 gene encoding rhodanese-like domain-containing protein 14, chloroplastic, with protein MASLTSLTSYPSSSSLQSNFQHSPLMLASKHSQHNYNSSWLMIGVLRSAQTSSQRLKIQSAATKPAKRPAEEDWKIKREKLLEKRVRSVDAKEALRLQKENNFVILDVRPEAEFKEAHAPGAINVQIYRLIKEWTAWDIARRAAFAFFGIFAGTEENPEFIPTVESKIKKDAKIIVACSTGGTMKPTQNLPEGQQSRSLIAAYLLVLNGYNNVYHLEGGLYSWSKEDLPITSEEEE; from the exons aTGGCTTCCCTTACTTCACTCACCTCATATCCATCTTCATCATCTttacaatcaaattttcaacaCTCACCTCTGATGTTGGCTTCTAAACATTCTCAACATAATTATAACTCCTCTTGGTTGATGATTGGAGTGTTGAGATCTGCACAAACATCCTCACAACGCCTGAAAATCCAAAGTGCAGCAACCAAACCAGCAAAAAGACCAG CTGAAGAAGACTGGAAGATCAAAAGGGAAAAATTGCTAGAGAAAAGG GTACGGAGTGTGGATGCTAAAGAAGCTCTGAGACTCCAGAAAGAAAATAACTTTGTTATTCTTGATGTGCGGCCTGAAGCAGAATTTAAAGAG GCTCATGCACCAGGTGCCATCAATGTACAAATATATAGGCTTATAAAAGAGTGGACAGCATGGGACATAGCTCGCCGAGCTGCGTTTGCATTTTTTGGCATCTTTGCCGGTACAGAGGAGAACCCTGAGTTCATACCAA CTGTGgagtcaaaaataaaaaaggatgcAAAGATAATAGTGGCTTGCTCAACCGGGGGAACAATGAAACCAACCCAAAATCTCCCAGAAGGTCAACAATCAAG ATCACTGATAGCGGCCTACTTGCTTGTTCTGAATGGGTATAACAATGTCTACCACTTGGAAGGAGGGCTTTATTCATGGTCCAAAGAAGATTTACCAATCACAAGTGAAGAGGAAGAGTAG
- the LOC133033036 gene encoding uncharacterized protein LOC133033036: MAFFTGGRFRELLKKYGKVAMGVHFSVSAASISGLYVAINNNVDVESLLDKLHMGGVSSKDQVESNPSDEKFVLEDNVNGTSTTVIVEKEKTTRNRTAELAASSGGALALAVLCNKALFPIRVPITVALTPPIARFLARRKIIKSGV, encoded by the coding sequence ATGGCTTTCTTCACCGGAGGACGATTCCGTGAGCTTTTAAAGAAATACGGCAAGGTAGCAATGGGAGTACACTTTTCTGTATCCGCCGCCTCCATTTCCGGTCTCTATGTCGCCATAAACAACAACGTCGACGTCGAATCACTTCTCGATAAATTACACATGGGCGGCGTTTCATCCAAAGACCAGGTCGAATCGAATCCATCCGATGAGAAATTTGTACTCGAAGATAATGTAAACGGGACATCAACGACGGTGATTGTAGAGAAAGAAAAGACGACGAGGAATCGGACGGCGGAACTGGCGGCTTCGAGTGGTGGTGCTCTTGCATTGGCTGTGCTTTGTAACAAGGCATTGTTCCCCATTCGAGTGCCGATAACGGTCGCGCTTACACCACCGATTGCTAGGTTCTTGGCTAGGAGGAAGATCATCAAGTCTGGTGTATGA
- the LOC115716009 gene encoding uncharacterized protein LOC115716009 isoform X2, producing MEIFYYLVFGFFGLVVAAMELSKNNKDRITTSPAFNSFKNNYLLVYSLMMAGDWLQGPYVYYLYSTYGFGKGEIGQLFIAGFGSSMLFGTIVGSLADKQGRKRACVTYCITYILSCITKHSPQYRVLMVGRVLGGIATSLLFSSFESWLVAEHNKRGFEQQWLSITFSKAIFLGNGLVAIVAGLLGNLLVDSLSLGPVAPFDAASCFLAIGMAVILSSWSENYGDPSESKDLLTQFRGAAVAIASDEKIALLGAIQSLFEGSMYTFVFLWTPALSPNDEDIPHGFIFATFMLASMLGSSLASRLMARQSLRVESYMQIVFAVASASLMLPILISFFVPPSTERGGGISFGGCILLLGFTTFEACCGIFWPSIMKMRSQYIPEEARSTIMNFFRIPLNIFVCIVLYNVSAFPITFMFGMCSIFLLVACFLQRRLFLIAEKPKTEDWEAMKERDTESDPLNI from the exons ATGGAGATATTTTACTACCTGGTTTTCGGATTCTTTGGCCTTGTTGTGGCCGCAATGGAGTTGAGCAAGAACAACAAAGATCGAATCACTACATCACCGGCTTTCAATTCCTTCAAGAACAATTATCTTCTCGTATACTCGCTCATGATGG CGGGAGATTGGTTGCAAGGTCCTTATGTTTACTACCTTTACAGTACGTATGGATTTGGTAAAGGTGAGATTGGACAGCTCTTTATTGCTGGTTTTGGCTCCTCTATGCTGTTCGGAACAATTGTTGGTTCTCTAGCTGACAAACA GGGTCGTAAGAGAGCATGTGTGACTTACTGTATTACTTACATACTGAGCTGTATTACCAAGCATTCTCCTCAGTACAGAGTTTTGATGGTTGGCCGTGTTTTGGGAGGTATTGCCACTTCTCTGCTGTTTTCCTCATTTGAGTCCTGGCTCGTTGCAGAACACAACAAG AGAGGATTTGAACAACAATGGTTGTCAATAACATTCTCAAAGGCAATATTTCTTGGCAATGGCCTTGTTGCTATTGTGGCTGGTTTGCTTGGGAATCTACTTGTTGACTCATTATCTCTTGGACCTGTTGCACCGTTTGATGCTGCTTCGTGCTTTCTTGCTATCGGTATGGCGGTTATATTATCTTCTTGGTCAGAGAACTATGGGGATCCTTCTGAGAGCAAGGACTTGCTTACCCAATTCAGGGGTGCTGCTGTGGCCATTGCTTCTG ATGAAAAAATTGCATTGCTCGGGGCAATTCAGTCTCTGTTTGAGGGTTCAATGTATACATTTGTGTTTCTCTGGACTCCTGCCCTAAGTCCAAACGATGAGGACATTCCTCACGGATTCATCTTTGCAACTTTCATGTTGGCTTCCATGTTGGGAAGCTCCCTTGCTTCTAGGTTGATGGCTCGCCAATCTCTCAGGGTCGAGAGCTACATGCAGATTGTTTTTGCCGTTGCTTCAGCATCACTTATGCTCCCCATTTTGATCAGT TTCTTTGTACCTCCTTCCACGGAGAGAGGAGGAGGCATCTCATTTGGAGGATGCATCCTGCTTCTTGGCTTCACTACCTTCGAAGCTTGCTGTGGAATTTTCTGGCCATCTATTATGAAGATGAGGTCCCAATACATTCCCGAGGAGGCTAGAAGCACCATCATGAACTTCTTCAGAATCCCTCTCAATATCTTCGTCTGCATTGTACTATACAAC GTGAGTGCATTCCCAATCACATTTATGTTCGGTATGTGCTCAATTTTCCTTTTAGTAGCATGCTTCTTGCAGAGGAGGCTCTTCTTGATCGCCGAAAAGCCAA
- the LOC115716009 gene encoding uncharacterized protein LOC115716009 isoform X1, which yields MEIFYYLVFGFFGLVVAAMELSKNNKDRITTSPAFNSFKNNYLLVYSLMMAGDWLQGPYVYYLYSTYGFGKGEIGQLFIAGFGSSMLFGTIVGSLADKQGRKRACVTYCITYILSCITKHSPQYRVLMVGRVLGGIATSLLFSSFESWLVAEHNKRGFEQQWLSITFSKAIFLGNGLVAIVAGLLGNLLVDSLSLGPVAPFDAASCFLAIGMAVILSSWSENYGDPSESKDLLTQFRGAAVAIASDEKIALLGAIQSLFEGSMYTFVFLWTPALSPNDEDIPHGFIFATFMLASMLGSSLASRLMARQSLRVESYMQIVFAVASASLMLPILISFFVPPSTERGGGISFGGCILLLGFTTFEACCGIFWPSIMKMRSQYIPEEARSTIMNFFRIPLNIFVCIVLYNVSAFPITFMFGMCSIFLLVACFLQRRLFLIAEKPSKFKIRSFLLGMVFFCCGAYGFFTISDYRN from the exons ATGGAGATATTTTACTACCTGGTTTTCGGATTCTTTGGCCTTGTTGTGGCCGCAATGGAGTTGAGCAAGAACAACAAAGATCGAATCACTACATCACCGGCTTTCAATTCCTTCAAGAACAATTATCTTCTCGTATACTCGCTCATGATGG CGGGAGATTGGTTGCAAGGTCCTTATGTTTACTACCTTTACAGTACGTATGGATTTGGTAAAGGTGAGATTGGACAGCTCTTTATTGCTGGTTTTGGCTCCTCTATGCTGTTCGGAACAATTGTTGGTTCTCTAGCTGACAAACA GGGTCGTAAGAGAGCATGTGTGACTTACTGTATTACTTACATACTGAGCTGTATTACCAAGCATTCTCCTCAGTACAGAGTTTTGATGGTTGGCCGTGTTTTGGGAGGTATTGCCACTTCTCTGCTGTTTTCCTCATTTGAGTCCTGGCTCGTTGCAGAACACAACAAG AGAGGATTTGAACAACAATGGTTGTCAATAACATTCTCAAAGGCAATATTTCTTGGCAATGGCCTTGTTGCTATTGTGGCTGGTTTGCTTGGGAATCTACTTGTTGACTCATTATCTCTTGGACCTGTTGCACCGTTTGATGCTGCTTCGTGCTTTCTTGCTATCGGTATGGCGGTTATATTATCTTCTTGGTCAGAGAACTATGGGGATCCTTCTGAGAGCAAGGACTTGCTTACCCAATTCAGGGGTGCTGCTGTGGCCATTGCTTCTG ATGAAAAAATTGCATTGCTCGGGGCAATTCAGTCTCTGTTTGAGGGTTCAATGTATACATTTGTGTTTCTCTGGACTCCTGCCCTAAGTCCAAACGATGAGGACATTCCTCACGGATTCATCTTTGCAACTTTCATGTTGGCTTCCATGTTGGGAAGCTCCCTTGCTTCTAGGTTGATGGCTCGCCAATCTCTCAGGGTCGAGAGCTACATGCAGATTGTTTTTGCCGTTGCTTCAGCATCACTTATGCTCCCCATTTTGATCAGT TTCTTTGTACCTCCTTCCACGGAGAGAGGAGGAGGCATCTCATTTGGAGGATGCATCCTGCTTCTTGGCTTCACTACCTTCGAAGCTTGCTGTGGAATTTTCTGGCCATCTATTATGAAGATGAGGTCCCAATACATTCCCGAGGAGGCTAGAAGCACCATCATGAACTTCTTCAGAATCCCTCTCAATATCTTCGTCTGCATTGTACTATACAAC GTGAGTGCATTCCCAATCACATTTATGTTCGGTATGTGCTCAATTTTCCTTTTAGTAGCATGCTTCTTGCAGAGGAGGCTCTTCTTGATCGCCGAAAAGCCAAGTAAGTTCAAAAT